The Grimontia kaedaensis genome has a window encoding:
- a CDS encoding glycosyltransferase family 2 protein produces the protein MEPISVVIITLNEEKRIGRLLDDLINQTHQDFEVVLVDSNSDDATRDVARSFAKHLPALTVHRMETRGVSLGRNTGASIANYERVLFLDADVRLEPEFLEESLKELNEKNLQVAGVYMGAKALPAVQKVCYAAFNGGMFATQFFFPTAVGACIFSTRTAHKQLAGFDEKITLCEDCDYVRRASKLMRFRFINQAFQFDPRRLDQDGMVATGFVYLKANFRRFFFGEMRNNEMEYRFGHYQDQK, from the coding sequence ATGGAACCTATTAGCGTTGTCATTATTACCCTCAATGAAGAAAAGCGTATCGGCCGACTGCTGGATGACTTGATCAACCAGACTCATCAAGACTTCGAAGTAGTGCTGGTGGATTCAAACAGCGATGATGCGACCCGCGATGTTGCCCGTTCATTTGCAAAACACCTGCCAGCGTTGACTGTGCATCGCATGGAAACCCGTGGTGTCAGTCTTGGCCGTAACACGGGTGCCTCTATTGCCAACTATGAACGTGTGTTGTTTCTCGATGCCGATGTGCGTTTGGAACCAGAGTTCCTCGAAGAATCACTAAAAGAACTGAATGAAAAGAATCTTCAGGTAGCTGGTGTTTACATGGGTGCCAAGGCCCTGCCAGCGGTTCAAAAGGTGTGCTACGCAGCATTTAATGGGGGTATGTTTGCCACGCAGTTCTTCTTCCCGACAGCCGTGGGTGCATGTATTTTCTCAACCCGCACGGCACACAAACAGCTCGCAGGCTTTGATGAAAAAATCACCCTATGCGAAGACTGCGATTATGTTCGCCGTGCCAGCAAGCTGATGCGCTTCCGCTTCATTAATCAGGCTTTCCAGTTCGACCCGCGCCGATTGGATCAAGATGGCATGGTTGCAACAGGCTTTGTATACCTGAAGGCCAACTTCCGACGCTTCTTCTTTGGTGAAATGCGTAATAACGAAATGGAATACCGCTTTGGTCACTATCAGGACCAAAAGTAA
- a CDS encoding LysE family translocator: protein MEIQTLLLFVVASLSINLIPGQDVVYIVSNTMAGKLKMGLRAAMGLGVGYFVHTFAAVVGLSAIIVNSAVVFMAVKYLGAAYLLYLGIRALRNFFSGNSKITISASDAGNNINVFKQGVMVAVLNPKVALFFLSFLPQFIDPTAASPEYQLLVLGVVFCITATLCNLSYAIVGSWLFSSAKSQRFSRVIEGTSGVLLIGLAGKIALSRE, encoded by the coding sequence ATGGAAATCCAAACCTTATTACTGTTTGTGGTGGCTTCACTTTCTATCAATCTGATCCCCGGTCAGGATGTGGTTTATATCGTGTCCAATACCATGGCAGGAAAACTCAAGATGGGGCTTCGCGCTGCAATGGGTTTAGGTGTGGGCTATTTCGTGCATACCTTCGCAGCCGTAGTTGGTCTTTCGGCGATTATCGTCAATTCCGCGGTCGTCTTTATGGCGGTGAAGTATTTGGGAGCCGCTTACCTTTTGTATTTAGGTATTCGTGCGCTGAGAAACTTCTTTTCTGGCAACTCGAAGATCACTATCAGTGCTTCCGATGCGGGTAATAACATTAATGTTTTCAAACAGGGCGTGATGGTGGCGGTGTTGAACCCCAAAGTCGCGTTGTTCTTCCTGTCATTCCTTCCCCAATTCATTGACCCGACAGCGGCCTCACCCGAATACCAACTTCTGGTTCTTGGCGTCGTCTTTTGCATCACCGCCACGCTTTGCAATCTCTCGTATGCCATTGTGGGAAGCTGGTTGTTCTCCTCGGCAAAATCCCAACGGTTCTCGCGTGTGATTGAAGGGACTTCAGGTGTTCTCTTGATCGGTTTGGCAGGAAAAATCGCCTTGAGCAGAGAGTAG
- a CDS encoding DUF4144 domain-containing protein, with protein sequence MSSTPVWPAILKLDGDDELLFIASQSQFEDEATDMIFSDEDMLIDSEGTCFLLSMKSQKILLVPHTKQFDAIEVSALVQAHEFCKAEVCLTKIHFPTVREAIAALAPFKR encoded by the coding sequence ATGTCCTCTACCCCAGTTTGGCCAGCCATTTTAAAGCTCGATGGAGACGACGAACTGCTTTTTATTGCCAGTCAAAGCCAGTTTGAAGATGAAGCAACAGATATGATTTTCAGTGATGAAGATATGCTGATTGATTCTGAAGGTACCTGCTTTTTACTGTCGATGAAAAGCCAAAAAATTTTACTGGTTCCACACACTAAGCAATTCGATGCCATCGAAGTTTCTGCGCTGGTTCAAGCCCATGAATTTTGCAAAGCAGAAGTCTGTCTGACCAAAATTCATTTCCCCACAGTCAGGGAGGCCATCGCAGCATTAGCGCCATTCAAGCGATAA
- a CDS encoding response regulator transcription factor encodes MKILVVEDEPQLGEQILDTLEKNGWVPELSEDGIDALYRATSEPWDAIVLDLGLPKIDGLTVLKSIRDENINTPVIILSARDTLSQRVEGLNAGADDYLTKPFEMLELIARLRAHLRRASGTASPVLQMGDLSLDTRTSTVLWRGQAVTLTALEYKVVAYFMHNPEKMISKTELVEHIYKQDFERDSNTVEVFIGRIRKKIAPDIIKTVRGLGYQLNAQ; translated from the coding sequence ATGAAAATATTAGTGGTAGAAGACGAACCACAGTTAGGTGAACAAATACTCGATACCTTAGAAAAGAATGGTTGGGTGCCGGAGCTCTCTGAAGATGGCATCGATGCTCTGTATCGCGCCACCTCAGAGCCTTGGGATGCCATTGTGCTCGATTTAGGCCTACCGAAAATCGATGGCCTGACAGTGCTGAAAAGCATCCGCGACGAGAATATCAACACCCCAGTTATCATACTTAGTGCGCGCGATACCCTTTCGCAGCGCGTTGAAGGTTTGAATGCCGGTGCCGACGACTACCTCACCAAGCCGTTCGAAATGCTCGAACTTATTGCCAGACTTCGTGCTCATCTAAGACGCGCTTCCGGCACTGCATCGCCTGTTCTACAAATGGGCGACTTGAGTCTGGATACCCGAACGTCGACCGTGCTATGGCGGGGTCAGGCAGTCACGCTGACCGCGCTGGAATACAAAGTGGTTGCTTACTTCATGCATAACCCTGAGAAGATGATTTCCAAAACAGAGCTGGTTGAGCATATCTACAAACAGGATTTCGAGCGCGACTCTAACACCGTCGAAGTTTTCATTGGGCGAATACGCAAGAAGATAGCGCCAGATATCATCAAAACCGTGCGCGGATTGGGGTATCAACTCAATGCGCAGTAG
- a CDS encoding LssY C-terminal domain-containing protein, with protein sequence MFESIGLFLGAFFDALIGPNLFVPAEPFLLAAGYHLYDGIITGVIMVLLGGFLGDQLSYLAGRKFGKPVQQKLMKWQPKTRRAFARCRRLMATKGAYAMTFARLLGPVAWVVPFMAGSQKVSWGRFTFYSTIGLILGAGQFILWGYVLAAGVEQFPLLDTIVSMVSEHQYSLMAIAATAILAWVGYAFQWKKLVPKVSAFFLVAMLGVNYSHYFWYADNFVDAVPTETVTPVSLSYKVYPGKSPFFDAQGVNVLYVGESPRTMMNELGWLENQTFSRNDIDWADYVDLLKGQTPPVSDLFWNERPQDMAFQLPGDLLKRSHIRWWQAGIDKDLNQPLWVGAISYDDGLKLTMYSGIITVLHSIDPNIDAERDELANMINTQLPELSTEYYQALTPLAVDDQHDYYSDGRVLVVSDNEMPLANVSP encoded by the coding sequence ATGTTTGAGTCTATCGGACTATTTCTGGGCGCTTTTTTCGATGCGCTGATAGGCCCCAACTTATTTGTGCCAGCAGAGCCTTTCCTGCTGGCCGCGGGTTACCACCTGTATGACGGCATTATCACAGGTGTGATCATGGTCTTGCTGGGCGGTTTTCTCGGCGACCAACTCAGCTATCTGGCAGGACGAAAATTCGGTAAACCTGTGCAGCAAAAACTGATGAAGTGGCAGCCCAAAACCCGTAGAGCATTTGCACGTTGTAGACGTTTGATGGCAACAAAAGGGGCTTATGCGATGACCTTCGCCCGACTATTGGGGCCGGTTGCCTGGGTAGTTCCCTTTATGGCAGGTTCGCAGAAAGTCTCATGGGGACGTTTCACGTTCTACTCGACAATCGGTCTGATTCTGGGCGCAGGGCAGTTCATCCTCTGGGGTTATGTGTTGGCCGCAGGTGTTGAGCAATTTCCTCTGTTGGACACCATTGTCTCGATGGTCAGCGAGCATCAATATAGCTTAATGGCCATCGCGGCGACCGCGATTCTTGCTTGGGTAGGCTATGCCTTCCAATGGAAGAAGCTAGTGCCAAAAGTCAGTGCCTTCTTTCTGGTCGCCATGCTTGGCGTAAATTACAGCCACTACTTCTGGTACGCCGACAACTTTGTCGACGCAGTACCGACAGAGACGGTAACGCCAGTTTCACTGAGCTACAAAGTTTACCCTGGCAAATCGCCATTCTTTGATGCACAAGGGGTGAATGTGCTTTATGTTGGCGAGTCGCCAAGAACCATGATGAATGAATTAGGTTGGCTGGAGAATCAAACCTTCTCTCGTAACGATATTGATTGGGCTGACTATGTTGATCTGCTGAAAGGTCAGACACCACCTGTATCCGATTTATTCTGGAACGAACGTCCTCAGGATATGGCGTTCCAATTGCCGGGCGACTTACTGAAACGCTCACATATTCGCTGGTGGCAGGCAGGGATTGATAAAGATTTGAATCAGCCGCTGTGGGTAGGTGCCATTAGCTATGACGATGGGTTAAAGCTGACCATGTATTCAGGGATCATCACAGTACTACACAGCATTGACCCGAACATCGACGCAGAGCGCGATGAATTGGCGAACATGATCAATACTCAGCTTCCTGAACTTTCAACAGAGTACTATCAGGCATTGACCCCGCTGGCGGTGGATGACCAGCACGATTATTATAGCGATGGTAGGGTGCTGGTGGTTAGCGACAACGAGATGCCGCTGGCGAATGTTAGCCCTTAG
- a CDS encoding class I SAM-dependent methyltransferase gives MELDYLSLNKEAWNKRTAVHIESKFYDVDAFKQGKSSLNAIELEQVGNVEGKSLLHLQCHFGQDTLSWARLGAKVTGVDLSPAAIEQAQCLSRDLGLEARFIESDIYEFGESNTEQYDVVFTSYGVLCWLPDLSRWAKTVSNALKVGGEFHIVEFHTFNDLLYGYSYFPTTKPDIEEEGTYTENCDGTTSTMATWPHPLSEVINALIQAGLRIDVFAEYPYSPYNCFEGLEYVEQKGYQLLHKGQQVPLLYTIKATKDAR, from the coding sequence ATGGAACTGGATTATTTGAGCCTCAACAAAGAAGCGTGGAATAAGCGAACGGCAGTTCACATTGAATCGAAGTTCTATGATGTTGATGCGTTCAAGCAGGGGAAGTCTTCACTCAATGCCATCGAGCTAGAACAAGTCGGAAACGTTGAAGGTAAATCCCTCCTCCATCTCCAATGTCACTTTGGACAGGATACCCTTTCCTGGGCACGTTTAGGCGCAAAAGTCACCGGCGTAGATCTGTCTCCCGCTGCGATTGAACAAGCCCAATGTCTCAGTCGCGACTTGGGCCTCGAAGCAAGGTTTATTGAAAGCGATATCTACGAGTTTGGAGAGAGCAACACAGAGCAATACGATGTCGTTTTCACCTCTTACGGTGTGCTTTGTTGGCTACCGGACTTATCGCGTTGGGCAAAGACAGTCTCAAATGCGTTGAAAGTGGGTGGGGAGTTCCACATCGTCGAGTTCCATACTTTTAATGACTTACTTTATGGGTACTCCTATTTTCCAACCACAAAACCGGATATTGAAGAGGAAGGCACTTACACGGAAAACTGCGATGGCACCACTTCGACCATGGCTACCTGGCCACATCCACTCAGCGAAGTCATCAATGCGCTGATTCAGGCAGGCCTTCGAATTGATGTTTTTGCTGAGTATCCATATAGCCCCTATAACTGCTTCGAAGGTTTGGAGTATGTAGAGCAAAAAGGCTATCAATTGCTTCACAAAGGTCAGCAAGTGCCATTGCTATATACCATCAAAGCCACGAAAGACGCTCGCTGA
- a CDS encoding ATP-binding protein: MRSRVSYIGKLSLKSRLLLATVIWATVMISIAGIGIPVLMNDYLITATKERLQLSMDEISNNLQLDENQQLVLAQPPSDARFERPFSGLYWHITQGDTVLRSPSLADKDFKLSDGPIKEMLGARKEPLITITQTFVPKGGTTPVTVKIGIDEDPTEDVLQSLSSKLWVILSMLFLGVIVLVGLQVAWSLLPLNDMQRELVKLKEGKQDALSTNYPQEVSPLVSDLNALLFHYHELLSRARQHAGNLSHALKTPLSVLKNDVLSLDEESQKKLLPSIERIQNQIDYHLGRARVAGSMNILAVKSNPSTRVDAITLAFDKVYASREVIVINELDDEFDVAVDPADLDEMLGNLIENAYKWANNLVRIYAIDAGKETVQICVEDDGEGIPDEELTNVLKRSVRLDESTPGTGLGLNIVNEIAHSYRGSLELTKGSMGGLKAVLTVKLAR, translated from the coding sequence ATGCGCAGTAGAGTCAGTTATATTGGTAAACTGAGCCTGAAAAGCCGCCTGCTTTTGGCAACTGTGATTTGGGCAACCGTTATGATTTCTATTGCCGGGATAGGAATCCCAGTGCTGATGAACGATTATCTCATAACGGCGACCAAAGAGCGCTTGCAGCTGTCGATGGATGAAATCTCCAACAACTTGCAGCTTGATGAAAATCAACAGTTGGTGTTGGCACAGCCTCCCTCAGACGCCCGTTTTGAACGTCCTTTCAGTGGGCTGTATTGGCATATTACTCAGGGAGATACGGTATTGCGGTCACCGTCACTGGCGGACAAGGATTTCAAACTCTCCGACGGGCCCATCAAGGAAATGCTGGGTGCGAGGAAAGAACCTCTCATCACCATTACCCAGACCTTTGTACCCAAAGGCGGAACAACGCCAGTCACCGTCAAAATTGGTATCGATGAAGACCCGACTGAAGACGTATTGCAAAGCCTCTCCAGTAAGCTTTGGGTGATCCTATCTATGCTGTTTTTGGGCGTGATTGTGTTGGTTGGATTACAGGTAGCTTGGTCGCTGCTGCCGCTGAATGACATGCAACGGGAGTTGGTAAAACTTAAAGAGGGCAAACAAGATGCCCTCAGCACTAACTACCCGCAGGAAGTCTCGCCGCTGGTCTCTGATCTCAATGCCCTACTGTTTCATTATCACGAGTTACTTTCCCGCGCCCGACAACATGCGGGGAATCTTTCCCATGCGCTCAAAACGCCCTTATCTGTGCTCAAAAATGATGTGCTTTCACTGGATGAGGAAAGCCAGAAAAAGCTGCTGCCTTCCATTGAGCGGATCCAGAACCAGATTGACTACCACCTTGGCCGCGCCCGGGTCGCAGGCTCGATGAATATCCTCGCGGTGAAGTCCAACCCCAGTACTCGAGTGGATGCGATCACGCTGGCATTCGACAAGGTTTATGCTTCTCGTGAAGTCATTGTCATTAACGAGCTTGATGATGAATTTGACGTTGCCGTCGACCCTGCTGATTTGGATGAAATGTTGGGGAACCTCATCGAGAACGCTTATAAATGGGCAAACAACTTGGTGCGGATTTACGCTATTGATGCGGGAAAAGAAACCGTTCAAATCTGTGTTGAAGATGACGGAGAAGGTATTCCCGACGAAGAGCTAACCAACGTGCTAAAACGCAGTGTCCGACTCGATGAATCCACGCCCGGCACGGGCCTTGGACTCAATATCGTCAATGAAATTGCCCACAGTTATCGCGGAAGTCTCGAGTTAACGAAAGGAAGCATGGGCGGATTGAAAGCGGTGCTGACAGTGAAACTCGCTCGCTAG